A window of the Lolium perenne isolate Kyuss_39 chromosome 7, Kyuss_2.0, whole genome shotgun sequence genome harbors these coding sequences:
- the LOC127313186 gene encoding uncharacterized protein isoform X1 has product MTPLCNCHCRECTLPKLKAKERTSSNGAAYSSSSCPKSAPSLLKMKPEDCRELAIGLSMCQSTDKDLMAHGCTSSPDPVYEKIPCGSRYWELNKPPEHVKGINPLAFFSPHPVWEGFAAPVEREGKTDSFYCVSCNKVLSGRADSAVKHMVVRNGCRITPESKQDLLRRIEAFNKRRNDLKRK; this is encoded by the exons ATGACTCCACTCTGCAATTGCCATTGCAGGGAGTGCACGTTGCCTAAG TTGAAAGCAAAGGAAAGAACCTCGAGCAATGGTGCAGCTTACTCAAGTTCAAGTTGTCCAAAAAG CGCACCCTCTTTGCTGAAGATGAAACCAGAAGATTGTCGGGAACTTGCGATTGGATTATCTATGTGCCAGTCAACTGATAAGGATCTCATGGCTCATG GATGTACATCCAGTCCTGATCCTGTCTATGAGAAGATTCCATGTGGTTCAAGGTATTGGGAACTCAATAAACCTCCTGAACATGTAAAGGGGATAAATCCACTTGCATTTTTTAGCCCACATCCTGTATGGGAAGGTTTTGCCGCGCCGGTAGAGCGAGAAGGCAAGACAGACTCGTTCTACTGCGTATCTTGCAACAAGGTGCTCTCTGGGAGGGCGGATTCTGCGGTAAAACACATGGTTGTAAGGAATGGTTGCAGGATTACACCTGAATCTAAACAGGATCTGTTGAGAAGGATTGAAGCTTTTAATAAAAGACGCAACGATCTGAAAAGGAAATGA
- the LOC127313186 gene encoding uncharacterized protein isoform X2: MAVLPKGLGQETEPGHQQSRSPADEPSDAAGDVSPRPTSFEGALPTKSFAAAAYGVARRSSLPPPPDRKAIAAIPSPTPSWPSPEAKILCTNFAAAAAATSPGLGRCLPTPPSSPTIIHRPEQLGVRSALGTYIGQLKVHQAKKETCNHVQSEFRSRLPSDVKVYESGAPASMAENSKGSH, encoded by the exons ATGGCTGTCCTCCCCAAAGGCCTGGGCCAAGAAACTGAACCTGGCCACCAACAGAGCCGCTCCCCCGCCGACGAGCCGAGCGACGCCGCCGGCGATGTCTCGCCCCGCCCAACAAGCTTCGAGGGCGCTCTGCCCACCAAGTCCTTCGCCGCGGCCGCCTACGGCGTTGCGCGGCGCTCTTCTCTGCCGCCCCCGCCG GATCGCAAGGCGATCGCCGCCATCCCTTCGCCCACGCCGTCCTGGCCAAGCCCCGAAGCCAAGATCCTCTGCACCAAtttcgccgccgctgccgccgctacCTCTCCAGGGCTGGGGCGCTGTTTGCCGACGCCTCCCAGTAGCCCCACCATCATACATCGGCCGGAACAGCTCGGTGTGCGCTCTGCGTTGGGCACCTACATT GGGCAGTTGAAAGTGCACCAGGCCAAGAAGGAAACCTGCAATCATGTTCAATCGGAATTTCGAAG CCGACTCCCATCTGATGTCAAGGTTTATGAATCTGGAGCACCAGCCTCTATGGCCGAGAACAGCAAGGGGTCACATTGA